A region of Pseudomonas marginalis DNA encodes the following proteins:
- a CDS encoding mannitol dehydrogenase family protein: MKLNKQNLTQLAPEVKLPAYTLADTRQGIAHIGVGGFHRAHQAYYTDALMNTGEGLDWSICGVGLRSEDRKARDDLAGQDYLFTLYELGDTDDTEVRVIGSISDMLLAEDSAQALIDKLASPEIRIVSLTITEGGYCIDDSNGEFMAHLPQIQHDLAHPSSPKTVFGFICAALTQRRAAGIPAFTVMSCDNLPHNGAVTRKALLAFAALHNAELHDWIKAHVSFPNAMVDRITPMTSTAHRLQLHDEHGIDDAWPVVCEPFVQWVLEDKFVNGRPAWEKVGVQFTDDVTPYEEMKIGLLNGSHLALTYLGFLKGYRFVHETMNDPLFVAYMRAYMDLDVTPNLAPVPGIDLTDYKQTLVDRFSNQAIADQLERVCSDGSSKFPKFTVPTINRLIADGRETERAALVVAAWALYLKGVDENGVSYTIPDPRAEFCQGLVSDDALISQRLLAVEEIFGTAIPNSPEFVAAFERCYGSLRDNGVTTTLKHLLKKPV; encoded by the coding sequence ATGAAACTGAATAAGCAGAACCTCACCCAGCTGGCGCCCGAAGTGAAATTGCCAGCCTATACGCTTGCCGACACACGCCAGGGCATCGCCCATATCGGCGTCGGCGGCTTCCATCGCGCGCACCAGGCGTATTACACCGATGCGCTGATGAATACCGGCGAGGGCCTGGACTGGAGCATCTGCGGCGTTGGCCTGCGCAGCGAGGACCGCAAGGCCCGCGATGACCTGGCCGGCCAGGACTACCTGTTCACCCTGTACGAACTGGGCGACACCGACGACACCGAAGTGCGCGTGATCGGCTCGATCAGCGACATGCTGCTGGCCGAAGACAGCGCCCAGGCATTGATCGATAAACTGGCCAGCCCCGAGATTCGCATCGTCTCGCTGACCATCACCGAAGGCGGCTACTGCATCGACGACAGCAACGGCGAGTTTATGGCCCACTTGCCGCAGATCCAGCACGACCTGGCTCATCCGTCGTCGCCAAAAACCGTGTTCGGCTTTATCTGCGCGGCATTGACCCAGCGCCGCGCGGCCGGCATCCCGGCGTTTACCGTGATGTCCTGCGATAACCTGCCCCACAATGGCGCTGTCACGCGCAAGGCACTGCTGGCGTTCGCCGCCCTGCACAATGCCGAGCTGCATGACTGGATCAAGGCCCATGTGAGCTTCCCGAACGCCATGGTCGACCGCATCACGCCGATGACCAGCACCGCCCACCGCCTGCAACTGCACGATGAACACGGCATCGACGATGCCTGGCCAGTTGTTTGCGAACCCTTTGTGCAGTGGGTACTGGAAGACAAATTCGTCAACGGCCGCCCGGCGTGGGAAAAGGTTGGCGTGCAGTTCACCGACGATGTGACACCCTATGAAGAGATGAAGATCGGCTTGCTCAACGGCAGCCACCTGGCCCTGACCTACCTGGGTTTTCTCAAGGGCTATCGGTTTGTGCACGAGACCATGAACGACCCGCTGTTCGTGGCCTACATGCGCGCCTACATGGACCTCGACGTCACGCCAAACCTCGCGCCGGTACCGGGCATCGACCTGACCGACTACAAGCAGACCCTGGTGGACCGCTTCTCCAACCAGGCGATTGCCGACCAGTTGGAACGGGTGTGTTCGGATGGCTCGTCGAAGTTTCCCAAGTTCACCGTGCCGACCATCAACCGCCTGATTGCCGACGGCCGTGAGACCGAGCGTGCAGCACTGGTCGTCGCGGCCTGGGCCTTGTATTTGAAGGGTGTGGATGAGAATGGCGTGAGCTACACAATCCCCGATCCGCGCGCCGAGTTCTGCCAGGGGCTGGTGAGTGACGATGCACTGATCAGCCAGCGGTTGCTGGCAGTGGAAGAGATTTTCGGTACGGCTATTCCCAACTCGCCTGAGTTTGTGGCAGCGTTCGAGCGGTGCTATGGGAGCCTGCGTGATAACGGCGTCACCACTACCCTGAAGCACCTCCTGAAGAAACCGGTTTAA
- a CDS encoding ABC transporter ATP-binding protein has translation MANLKIKNLQKGFEGFSIIKGIDLEVNDKEFVVFVGPSGCGKSTLLRLIAGLEEVSEGTIELDGRDITEVTPAKRDLAMVFQTYALYPHMSVRKNMSFALDLAGVDKQLVESKVNEAARILELGPLLERKPKQLSGGQRQRVAIGRAIVRNPKIFLFDEPLSNLDAALRVQMRLELARLHKELQATMIYVTHDQVEAMTLADKVVVLNSGRIEQVGSPLELYHQPANLFVAGFLGTPKMGFLKGKVTRVDGQGCEVQLDAGTLISLPLSGASLSVGSAVTLGIRPEHLEIASPGQTTLTVTADVGERLGSDTFCHVITSNGEPLTMRIRGDMASQYGETLHLHLDPAHCHLFDTDGVAVARPLRAAA, from the coding sequence ATGGCCAACCTGAAAATCAAGAATCTGCAAAAAGGCTTCGAAGGTTTCTCGATCATCAAGGGCATCGACCTGGAAGTGAACGACAAGGAATTCGTGGTCTTCGTCGGCCCCTCGGGCTGCGGTAAATCCACCCTGCTGCGCCTGATCGCCGGCCTCGAAGAAGTGAGCGAAGGCACCATCGAACTGGATGGCCGCGACATCACCGAAGTCACCCCGGCCAAGCGCGACCTGGCGATGGTGTTCCAGACCTATGCCCTGTACCCGCACATGAGCGTGCGCAAGAACATGTCATTTGCCCTGGACCTGGCCGGCGTCGACAAGCAGCTGGTGGAGAGCAAGGTCAACGAAGCGGCGCGCATCCTCGAACTGGGCCCGCTGCTGGAGCGCAAGCCCAAGCAACTCTCCGGTGGCCAGCGCCAGCGTGTGGCGATCGGCCGGGCGATTGTGCGCAACCCGAAGATCTTCCTGTTCGACGAGCCGTTGTCCAACCTCGACGCCGCCCTGCGCGTGCAGATGCGCCTGGAACTGGCGCGCCTGCACAAAGAGCTGCAAGCGACCATGATCTACGTGACCCATGACCAGGTTGAAGCCATGACGCTGGCCGACAAGGTGGTCGTGTTGAACAGCGGGCGTATCGAGCAGGTCGGCTCGCCGCTGGAGCTGTACCACCAGCCGGCCAACCTGTTTGTGGCGGGTTTTCTCGGCACGCCGAAAATGGGCTTCCTCAAGGGCAAGGTCACCCGCGTCGACGGCCAGGGCTGTGAGGTGCAGCTGGACGCCGGCACTCTGATCAGCCTGCCGCTGAGCGGCGCCAGCCTGAGCGTGGGCAGCGCGGTGACCCTGGGCATTCGTCCGGAGCACCTGGAAATCGCGTCGCCTGGGCAAACCACCCTGACGGTGACGGCCGACGTCGGCGAGCGCCTGGGCAGCGACACCTTCTGCCACGTCATCACCTCGAATGGCGAGCCGCTGACCATGCGGATTCGCGGCGACATGGCCAGCCAATACGGCGAAACGCTGCACCTGCACCTGGACCCGGCGCACTGCCATCTGTTCGACACCGACGGCGTGGCTGTGGCCCGTCCACTGCGCGCCGCCGCCTGA
- a CDS encoding carbohydrate ABC transporter permease — MTLQQSRRLQSLLLGTLAWAIAILIFFPIFWMVLTSFKTEIDAFATPPQFIFTPTLENYLHINERSNYFSYAWNSVLISFSATALCLLISVPAAYSMAFYETKRTKSTLLWMLSTKMLPPVGVLMPIYLLAKSFGLLDTRIALIIIYTLINLPIVVWMVYTYFKDIPKDILEAARLDGATLWQEMVRVLLPIAKGGLASTVLLSLILCWNEAFWSLNLTSSNAAPLTALIASYSSPEGLFWAKLSAVSTLACAPILIFGWISQKQLVRGLSFGAVK, encoded by the coding sequence ATGACGCTTCAACAATCCCGCCGCCTGCAAAGCCTGTTGCTCGGCACCCTGGCCTGGGCCATCGCGATCCTGATTTTCTTCCCGATCTTCTGGATGGTGCTGACCAGCTTCAAGACCGAAATCGACGCGTTCGCCACGCCGCCGCAGTTCATCTTCACGCCGACCCTGGAGAACTACCTGCACATCAACGAGCGCAGCAACTACTTCAGCTATGCCTGGAATTCGGTGCTGATTTCATTCAGCGCCACCGCCCTGTGCCTGCTGATTTCGGTGCCGGCCGCCTACTCCATGGCGTTCTACGAAACCAAACGCACCAAGAGCACGCTGCTGTGGATGCTCTCCACCAAGATGCTGCCACCGGTGGGCGTGCTGATGCCGATCTACCTGCTGGCCAAGAGCTTTGGCCTGCTGGATACGCGCATCGCGCTGATCATCATCTACACCCTGATCAACCTGCCGATCGTGGTCTGGATGGTTTACACCTACTTCAAGGACATCCCCAAGGACATCCTCGAAGCCGCGCGCCTGGACGGCGCCACGCTGTGGCAGGAAATGGTCCGGGTGCTGCTGCCGATCGCCAAGGGCGGCCTGGCCTCCACGGTGCTGCTGTCGCTGATCCTGTGCTGGAACGAAGCCTTCTGGTCGTTGAACCTGACCTCGTCCAACGCAGCGCCGTTGACCGCACTGATCGCCTCCTACTCCAGCCCCGAAGGCTTGTTCTGGGCCAAATTGTCTGCCGTCTCGACCCTGGCCTGCGCGCCGATCCTGATCTTTGGCTGGATCAGCCAGAAACAGCTGGTGCGCGGTTTGTCCTTCGGCGCCGTGAAATAA
- a CDS encoding carbohydrate ABC transporter permease gives MNTSAKNRLANPGWFLVTPSVALLLLWMIVPLGMTLYFSLIRYNLLYPGENQFVGLENFTYFITDSGFLPGATNTLLLVGSVLLISVVFGVLISALLEASEFLGRGIVRVLLISPFFIMPTVGALIWKNLIFHPVSGILAAVWKFFGAEPVDWLAHYPLLSIIIIVSWQWLPFAILLLMTAMQSLDQEQKEAARLDGAGAIAIFWHLTLPHLARPIAVVVMIETIFLLSVFAEIFTTTNGGPGYASTNLAYLIYNQALVQFDVGMASAGGLIAVVIANIAAIILVRMIGKNLTDKP, from the coding sequence ATGAATACATCCGCCAAAAACCGCCTGGCCAACCCCGGCTGGTTCCTCGTCACGCCCTCGGTCGCCCTGCTGCTGCTGTGGATGATCGTGCCGCTGGGCATGACCCTGTACTTTTCGCTGATTCGCTACAACCTGCTCTACCCCGGCGAGAACCAATTCGTGGGGCTGGAGAACTTCACCTACTTCATCACTGACTCGGGTTTCCTGCCCGGCGCCACCAATACGTTGTTGCTGGTGGGCAGCGTGCTGCTGATCAGCGTGGTGTTCGGCGTGTTGATCAGTGCGCTGCTGGAGGCCAGTGAGTTCCTCGGGCGTGGCATCGTCCGGGTGCTGTTGATTTCGCCGTTCTTCATCATGCCCACCGTCGGTGCGCTGATCTGGAAGAACCTGATTTTCCACCCGGTGTCGGGGATTCTCGCGGCCGTGTGGAAGTTCTTCGGCGCCGAGCCCGTGGACTGGCTGGCGCACTATCCGTTGCTGTCGATCATCATCATTGTGTCGTGGCAATGGCTGCCGTTCGCGATCCTGCTGCTGATGACCGCCATGCAGTCCCTCGACCAGGAACAAAAGGAAGCCGCGCGCCTGGACGGTGCCGGTGCCATCGCGATTTTCTGGCACCTGACCCTGCCCCACCTGGCCCGCCCGATTGCCGTGGTGGTGATGATCGAAACGATCTTCCTGCTCTCGGTATTCGCCGAAATCTTCACCACCACCAACGGTGGCCCCGGCTACGCCTCGACCAACCTCGCCTACCTGATCTACAACCAGGCATTGGTGCAGTTCGACGTGGGCATGGCCTCGGCCGGCGGCTTGATCGCCGTGGTCATCGCCAATATCGCGGCGATCATCCTGGTGCGGATGATCGGCAAAAACCTGACTGACAAGCCTTGA